Proteins encoded within one genomic window of Mesobacillus subterraneus:
- a CDS encoding MgtC/SapB family protein produces the protein MFFSIDMEILLKLGISAFLGLVIGLEREIKRKPVGLKTSLVISIVSCLLTIVSSESAYMFPGDEDVNITMDPLRLAAQIVSGIGFLGAGVILRRGNDTISGLTTAAMIWGAAGIGITVGAGFYWEAIAGVALLIVSVEFIPFLMTFIGPRQLREKEIRLQFNVNGRESIANIITRIKGEKIALKNVRIKDLEEGNQLVQLIVTVDFRRKTTDVYETVSEIEGINRVEIEGL, from the coding sequence ATGTTCTTTTCAATTGATATGGAAATCTTACTTAAGTTAGGGATATCCGCTTTTTTGGGTCTGGTGATCGGGCTTGAAAGGGAGATTAAACGGAAACCGGTTGGTCTTAAAACAAGCCTAGTTATATCGATTGTCAGCTGTCTTTTGACAATTGTGTCAAGTGAGTCGGCTTATATGTTCCCCGGGGATGAAGATGTGAATATCACAATGGACCCTCTTCGTTTGGCAGCCCAAATCGTATCGGGTATCGGCTTCCTCGGTGCCGGTGTTATTTTACGAAGAGGGAATGACACAATATCGGGTCTGACTACAGCTGCAATGATCTGGGGTGCAGCTGGTATTGGAATCACAGTTGGAGCCGGATTTTACTGGGAAGCCATTGCAGGTGTTGCTCTACTTATTGTGAGTGTGGAATTCATACCGTTTCTGATGACTTTCATAGGTCCAAGGCAATTAAGGGAAAAAGAGATCCGTCTGCAGTTCAATGTCAATGGCCGGGAAAGCATTGCAAATATCATTACCAGGATTAAAGGGGAAAAAATTGCATTGAAAAACGTTCGCATCAAGGATCTGGAGGAAGGCAACCAGCTAGTACAATTGATTGTCACTGTGGACTTCCGCAGAAAGACGACGGATGTGTATGAAACCGTGTCTGAAATCGAAGGGATTAACCGGGTAGAAATCGAAGGCTTATAG